In the Hordeum vulgare subsp. vulgare chromosome 7H, MorexV3_pseudomolecules_assembly, whole genome shotgun sequence genome, one interval contains:
- the LOC123407480 gene encoding thaumatin-like protein has protein sequence MATVTAGLLAVASLLLLAGGASAATLALYNKCGETVWPGIQPGAGKEILARGGLQLLPNRATSIRLPTGWSGRVWGRQGCRFDAAGRGKCATGDCGGALYCNGAGGEPPATLAEITLGASASALDFYDVSLVDGYNVAIDMRPYHGSGANCLPAGCVSDLNSVCPAGLAVRGGNRVVGCRSACAAFGSAEYCCTGQFGGPQQCKPTTYSRLFKRACPKAYSYAYDDKTSILTCAAGTSYVVTFCPHRR, from the coding sequence ATGGCAACGGTGACCGCCGGCCTCCTGGCCGTGGCGTCGCTGCTGCTGCTCGCGGGCGGCGCGTCGGCGGCGACGCTGGCGCTGTACAACAAGTGCGGCGAGACGGTGTGGCCGGGCATCCAGCCGGGGGCCGGCAAGGAGATCCTGGCGCGGGGCGGGCTGCAGCTGCTCCCCAACCGGGCCACCTCCATCCGCCTCCCCACCGGCTGGTCGGGCCGCGTGTGGGGCCGCCAGGGCTGCCGCTTCGACGCGGCGGGCCGCGGCAAGTGCGCCACGGGCGACTGCGGCGGCGCCCTCTACTGCAACGGCGCCGGCGGCGAGCCCCCGGCCACGCTGGCCGAGATCACGCTGGGCGCGTCCGCCTCCGCGCTCGACTTCTACGACGTGAGCCTCGTGGACGGCTACAACGTGGCCATCGACATGCGGCCCTACCACGGCTCCGGCGCCAACTGCCTCCCCGCCGGCTGCGTCAGCGACCTCAACAGCGTCTGCCCAGCCGGGCTCGCCGTCCGCGGCGGCAACAGGGTCGTCGGGTGCCGCAGCGCGTGCGCGGCGTTCGGGAGCGCCGAGTACTGCTGCACGGGGCAGTTCGGCGGGCCGCAGCAGTGCAAGCCGACGACCTACTCGCGGCTGTTCAAGCGGGCATGCCCCAAGGCGTATTCGTATGCTTACGACGACAAGACCTCCATCCTCACCTGCGCCGCCGGCACCTCCTACGTCGTCACCTTCTGCCCCCACCGCCGTTAG